One stretch of Prunus persica cultivar Lovell chromosome G1, Prunus_persica_NCBIv2, whole genome shotgun sequence DNA includes these proteins:
- the LOC18789266 gene encoding pre-mRNA-processing protein 40C isoform X2, whose translation MASPAWLPQEVKPSVSQSPVSVSPAGGASTQTSASLASSVGLHTSNSSGGSTTDSIQEPLQAKFSNAPSFAVPASSFSYGVPPNANISFGASQQSSPGSAIQSNPPASPRVQPPVPGLSSSASPSFSYNIPKSGFSFPNNQQFQSGMNIPPAVAQETGNVSLSSTSSHSGSLPAPTSSSSTMNLSSAPNMGTTTSWVPTGPSFNLTSGMPGTPGTPGPPGIAHPVQISFNPTAPSAPIDSSSVALRPSMQIAPVASSAVQPQVGAPYLSLSSMGAPPQGVWLQSPQIGGFPRPPFLPYPAAFPGPFPLPAHVMPLPSVPLPDSQPPGVIPVGNTAAISSPSAASGHQLAGSSGIQIELPHPGIGNENRASVNEQLDAWTAHKTETGVVYYYNALTGESTYDKPPGFKEEPDKVSMQPTPVSTVNLSGTDWVLVTTSDGKKFYHNGKTKVSSWQIPNEVIELRKKQDADVPKEHPVSIPINNVMTEKGSAPISLTAPAINTGGREAMAFKPSAVQGTSSALDLIKKKLQDSGAPVTSSPVPAPSESNGSRGVESTPKGQQSDNSKDKLKDINGDGNLSDSSSDSEDADSGPTKEECITQFKEMLKERGVAPFSKWEKELPKIVFDPRFKAIPSHSARRSLFEHYVKTRAEEERKEKRAAQKAAIEGFKQLLDEASEDIDHKTDYQSFRKKWANDPRFEALDRKDREHLLNERVLPLKRAAEEKAQAVRAAAATSFKSMLQEKGDITVSSRWSRVKDSLRNDPRYKSLRHEDREILFNQYISDLKAVEEEAEREAKAKRDEQEKLRERERELRKRKEREEQETERVRLKVRRKEAVATFQALLVETIKDPQASWTGSKPKLEKDPQRRAANPDLEPSDMEKLFREHIKRLNERCAHEFRALLAEVLTAEAASQETEDGKTVLNSWSTAKRLLKPDPRYNKMARKEREVLWRRFSEEMLRKQKSALDHKEDRKTDAKSRSSVDSGRVPFGSRGTHDRR comes from the exons ATGGCATCGCCAGCTTGGTTACCGCAGGAAGTGAAGCCATCCGTGTCTCAATCCCCTGTATCTGTTTCACCTGCTGGTGGCGCTTCAACACAAACTTCAGCTTCACTCGCTTCAAGTGTAGGCCTACATACCTCTAATAGCTCAGGTGGTTCTACAACTGATTCAATACAAGAACCTTTGCAGGCTAAATTCTCCAATGCACCCAGCTTCGCGGTTCCTGCATCTTCATTCTCTTACGGTGTGCCTCCCAATGCAAACATCAGTTTTGGAGCCTCTCAGCAGTCATCACCTGGTTCT GCAATTCAGTCAAATCCGCCTGCATCTCCAAGGGTTCAGCCCCCAGTTCCTGGCTTGTCTTCTTCTGCCAGTCCCTCTTTTTCATACAACATTCCAAAATCTGGATTTTCTTTCCCTAATAACCAGCAGTTTCAATCTGGCATG AATATCCCACCTGCTGTTGCACAAGAAACTGGTAATGTCTCATTGTCATCAACTAGCTCTCATTCTGGTTCGTTGCCTGCTCCTACTTCTTCAAGTTCCACAATGAATCTATCATCAGCTCCAAATATGGGCACAACAACTTCATGGGTTCCCACTGGCCCATCTTTTAATTTGACTTCTGGAATGCCTGGAACTCCTGGGACCCCTGGCCCCCCAGGAATAGCACACCCTGTGCAAATATCCTTTAATCCGACTGCCCCGTCTGCACCCATTGATTCTTCTTCTGTAGCCCTTAGACCTAGTATGCAAATAGCTCCTGTCGCGTCATCAGCTGTTCAGCCACAAGTAGGCGCTCCTTACCTATCTTTATCTTCTATGGGCGCTCCTCCTCAGGGAGTCTGGTTGCAGTCCCCACAGATAGGAGGCTTTCCTAGGCCACCGTTTTTGCCGTATCCTGCTGCTTTTCCTGGCCCCTTTCCTTTGCCTGCACATGTTATGCCTCTCCCTTCTGTTCCTTTACCCGATTCTCAGCCTCCCGGTGTCATCCCTGTGGGAAATACTGCAGCAATTTCTTCGCCTTCTGCTGCTTCTGGTCATCAACTGGCTGGGTCTTCAGGGATACAGATAGAATTACCTCATCCTGGTATTG GCAACGAGAATAGAGCTTCTGTTAATGAACAATTGGATGCCTGGACTGCCCACAAGACAGAGACAGGAGTTGTATACTATTATAATGCTTTGACCGGCGAATCAACTTATGATAAGCCCCCTGGATTTAAGGAGGAG CCCGATAAGGTCTCTATGCAGCCAACTCCAGTTTCGAC ggtAAATTTATCTGGAACTGATTGGGTATTGGTCACAACAAGTGACGGGAAAAAGTTTTACCATAATGGCAAAACCAAG GTAAGCAGCTGGCAGATCCCGAATGAAGTGATAGAATTGAGAAAGAAGCAGGATGCTGATGTACCAAAAGAACATCCAGTATCAATCCCAATTAACAATGTAATGACTGAAAAAGGATCTGCTCCGATTAGTTTGACTGCTCCAGCCATTAACACAGGTGGTCGTGAAGCCATGGCATTTAAACCATCAGCTGTGCAAGGAACATCATCTGCACTTGATCTGATTAAGAAGAAGTTGCAGGATTCTGGTGCTCCTGTTACTTCCTCACCAGTTCCAGCACCATCAGAATCAAATGGCTCAAGAGGAGTTGAGAGTACACCTAAGGGCCAGCAAAGCGATAATAGTAAAGATAAGCTAAAAGACATCAATGGGGATGGCAACTTGTCTGATTCCTCATCAGATTCAGAGGATGCGGACAGTGGGCCAACAAAGGAGGAGTGTATTACCCAATTCAAG GAGATGCTTAAGGAACGAGGAGTGGCACCATTCTCGAAGTGGGAGAAGGAACTGCCAAAGATAGTGTTTGATCCACGATTTAAG GCCATTCCAAGTCATTCAGCTAGGAGGTCTTTGTTTGAGCACTATGTTAAAACACGTgcagaggaagaaagaaaggaaaaaagagcaGCTCAGAAGGCTGCAATAGAGGGATTTAAGCAGCTATTGGATGAAGCATCAGAG gaTATTGATCATAAAACCGATTACCAAAGTTTCAGAAAGAAATGGGCCAATGATCCACGCTTTGAGGCTTTAGATCGAAAGGATCGTGAGCATTTGTTGAATGAAAG GGTCCTTCCATTGAAGAGGGCTGCTGAAGAAAAGGCTCAAGCAGTGCGTGCTGCTGCTGCAACTAGTTTTAAGTCCATGCTTCAAGAAAAAGGAGATATTACTGTTAGTTCTCGTTGGTCCAGG GTGAAAGATAGTCTGCGGAATGACCCAAGATACAAATCCCTTAGGCATGAGGATAGGGAAATATTATTCAATCAGTATATATCTGATCTAAAAGCTGTGGAGGAGGAAGCAGAACGAGAGGCAAAAGCTAAGCGGGATGAGCAG GAGAAACTGAGGGAAAGGGAGCGAGAATTaaggaagaggaaggaaagagaagaacaagaaacGGAGAGGGTGCGACTGAAAGTTCGCAGGAAGGAGGCAGTTGCTACTTTTCAAGCTTTACTTGTGGAAACAATTAAAGATCCTCAG GCATCTTGGACAGGATCTAAACCTAAATTGGAGAAGGATCCACAAAGGCGTGCAGCCAACCCTGACTTAGAACCATCTGACATGGAAAAGCTCTTCCGGGAACACATAAAGAGGCTAAATGAG CGATGTGCGCATGAGTTCAGAGCTCTGTTGGCTGAAGTCTTGACTGCAGAAGCAGCGTCCCAGGAGACCGAAGATGGAAAAACCGTTCTAAATTCGTGGTCCACAGCAAAACGTCTTCTAAAGCCAGATCCTAGATACAATAAGATGGCAAGAAAAGAGAGGGAAGTGTTGTGGCGACGATTTTCCGAAGAAATGCTACGGAAGCAAAAGTCAGCACTTGATCACAAGGAAGACAGGAAAACAGATGCTAAAAGTAGAAGCTCTGTTGACAGTGGAAGAGTTCCCTTTGGATCTAGGGGTACCCATGACCGAAGATGA
- the LOC18789266 gene encoding pre-mRNA-processing protein 40C isoform X1: MASPAWLPQEVKPSVSQSPVSVSPAGGASTQTSASLASSVGLHTSNSSGGSTTDSIQEPLQAKFSNAPSFAVPASSFSYGVPPNANISFGASQQSSPGSAIQSNPPASPRVQPPVPGLSSSASPSFSYNIPKSGFSFPNNQQFQSGMNIPPAVAQETGNVSLSSTSSHSGSLPAPTSSSSTMNLSSAPNMGTTTSWVPTGPSFNLTSGMPGTPGTPGPPGIAHPVQISFNPTAPSAPIDSSSVALRPSMQIAPVASSAVQPQVGAPYLSLSSMGAPPQGVWLQSPQIGGFPRPPFLPYPAAFPGPFPLPAHVMPLPSVPLPDSQPPGVIPVGNTAAISSPSAASGHQLAGSSGIQIELPHPGIDNRKQFHDAGNENRASVNEQLDAWTAHKTETGVVYYYNALTGESTYDKPPGFKEEPDKVSMQPTPVSTVNLSGTDWVLVTTSDGKKFYHNGKTKVSSWQIPNEVIELRKKQDADVPKEHPVSIPINNVMTEKGSAPISLTAPAINTGGREAMAFKPSAVQGTSSALDLIKKKLQDSGAPVTSSPVPAPSESNGSRGVESTPKGQQSDNSKDKLKDINGDGNLSDSSSDSEDADSGPTKEECITQFKEMLKERGVAPFSKWEKELPKIVFDPRFKAIPSHSARRSLFEHYVKTRAEEERKEKRAAQKAAIEGFKQLLDEASEDIDHKTDYQSFRKKWANDPRFEALDRKDREHLLNERVLPLKRAAEEKAQAVRAAAATSFKSMLQEKGDITVSSRWSRVKDSLRNDPRYKSLRHEDREILFNQYISDLKAVEEEAEREAKAKRDEQEKLRERERELRKRKEREEQETERVRLKVRRKEAVATFQALLVETIKDPQASWTGSKPKLEKDPQRRAANPDLEPSDMEKLFREHIKRLNERCAHEFRALLAEVLTAEAASQETEDGKTVLNSWSTAKRLLKPDPRYNKMARKEREVLWRRFSEEMLRKQKSALDHKEDRKTDAKSRSSVDSGRVPFGSRGTHDRR, from the exons ATGGCATCGCCAGCTTGGTTACCGCAGGAAGTGAAGCCATCCGTGTCTCAATCCCCTGTATCTGTTTCACCTGCTGGTGGCGCTTCAACACAAACTTCAGCTTCACTCGCTTCAAGTGTAGGCCTACATACCTCTAATAGCTCAGGTGGTTCTACAACTGATTCAATACAAGAACCTTTGCAGGCTAAATTCTCCAATGCACCCAGCTTCGCGGTTCCTGCATCTTCATTCTCTTACGGTGTGCCTCCCAATGCAAACATCAGTTTTGGAGCCTCTCAGCAGTCATCACCTGGTTCT GCAATTCAGTCAAATCCGCCTGCATCTCCAAGGGTTCAGCCCCCAGTTCCTGGCTTGTCTTCTTCTGCCAGTCCCTCTTTTTCATACAACATTCCAAAATCTGGATTTTCTTTCCCTAATAACCAGCAGTTTCAATCTGGCATG AATATCCCACCTGCTGTTGCACAAGAAACTGGTAATGTCTCATTGTCATCAACTAGCTCTCATTCTGGTTCGTTGCCTGCTCCTACTTCTTCAAGTTCCACAATGAATCTATCATCAGCTCCAAATATGGGCACAACAACTTCATGGGTTCCCACTGGCCCATCTTTTAATTTGACTTCTGGAATGCCTGGAACTCCTGGGACCCCTGGCCCCCCAGGAATAGCACACCCTGTGCAAATATCCTTTAATCCGACTGCCCCGTCTGCACCCATTGATTCTTCTTCTGTAGCCCTTAGACCTAGTATGCAAATAGCTCCTGTCGCGTCATCAGCTGTTCAGCCACAAGTAGGCGCTCCTTACCTATCTTTATCTTCTATGGGCGCTCCTCCTCAGGGAGTCTGGTTGCAGTCCCCACAGATAGGAGGCTTTCCTAGGCCACCGTTTTTGCCGTATCCTGCTGCTTTTCCTGGCCCCTTTCCTTTGCCTGCACATGTTATGCCTCTCCCTTCTGTTCCTTTACCCGATTCTCAGCCTCCCGGTGTCATCCCTGTGGGAAATACTGCAGCAATTTCTTCGCCTTCTGCTGCTTCTGGTCATCAACTGGCTGGGTCTTCAGGGATACAGATAGAATTACCTCATCCTGGTATTG ATAACAGGAAACAATTCCATGATGCAGGCAACGAGAATAGAGCTTCTGTTAATGAACAATTGGATGCCTGGACTGCCCACAAGACAGAGACAGGAGTTGTATACTATTATAATGCTTTGACCGGCGAATCAACTTATGATAAGCCCCCTGGATTTAAGGAGGAG CCCGATAAGGTCTCTATGCAGCCAACTCCAGTTTCGAC ggtAAATTTATCTGGAACTGATTGGGTATTGGTCACAACAAGTGACGGGAAAAAGTTTTACCATAATGGCAAAACCAAG GTAAGCAGCTGGCAGATCCCGAATGAAGTGATAGAATTGAGAAAGAAGCAGGATGCTGATGTACCAAAAGAACATCCAGTATCAATCCCAATTAACAATGTAATGACTGAAAAAGGATCTGCTCCGATTAGTTTGACTGCTCCAGCCATTAACACAGGTGGTCGTGAAGCCATGGCATTTAAACCATCAGCTGTGCAAGGAACATCATCTGCACTTGATCTGATTAAGAAGAAGTTGCAGGATTCTGGTGCTCCTGTTACTTCCTCACCAGTTCCAGCACCATCAGAATCAAATGGCTCAAGAGGAGTTGAGAGTACACCTAAGGGCCAGCAAAGCGATAATAGTAAAGATAAGCTAAAAGACATCAATGGGGATGGCAACTTGTCTGATTCCTCATCAGATTCAGAGGATGCGGACAGTGGGCCAACAAAGGAGGAGTGTATTACCCAATTCAAG GAGATGCTTAAGGAACGAGGAGTGGCACCATTCTCGAAGTGGGAGAAGGAACTGCCAAAGATAGTGTTTGATCCACGATTTAAG GCCATTCCAAGTCATTCAGCTAGGAGGTCTTTGTTTGAGCACTATGTTAAAACACGTgcagaggaagaaagaaaggaaaaaagagcaGCTCAGAAGGCTGCAATAGAGGGATTTAAGCAGCTATTGGATGAAGCATCAGAG gaTATTGATCATAAAACCGATTACCAAAGTTTCAGAAAGAAATGGGCCAATGATCCACGCTTTGAGGCTTTAGATCGAAAGGATCGTGAGCATTTGTTGAATGAAAG GGTCCTTCCATTGAAGAGGGCTGCTGAAGAAAAGGCTCAAGCAGTGCGTGCTGCTGCTGCAACTAGTTTTAAGTCCATGCTTCAAGAAAAAGGAGATATTACTGTTAGTTCTCGTTGGTCCAGG GTGAAAGATAGTCTGCGGAATGACCCAAGATACAAATCCCTTAGGCATGAGGATAGGGAAATATTATTCAATCAGTATATATCTGATCTAAAAGCTGTGGAGGAGGAAGCAGAACGAGAGGCAAAAGCTAAGCGGGATGAGCAG GAGAAACTGAGGGAAAGGGAGCGAGAATTaaggaagaggaaggaaagagaagaacaagaaacGGAGAGGGTGCGACTGAAAGTTCGCAGGAAGGAGGCAGTTGCTACTTTTCAAGCTTTACTTGTGGAAACAATTAAAGATCCTCAG GCATCTTGGACAGGATCTAAACCTAAATTGGAGAAGGATCCACAAAGGCGTGCAGCCAACCCTGACTTAGAACCATCTGACATGGAAAAGCTCTTCCGGGAACACATAAAGAGGCTAAATGAG CGATGTGCGCATGAGTTCAGAGCTCTGTTGGCTGAAGTCTTGACTGCAGAAGCAGCGTCCCAGGAGACCGAAGATGGAAAAACCGTTCTAAATTCGTGGTCCACAGCAAAACGTCTTCTAAAGCCAGATCCTAGATACAATAAGATGGCAAGAAAAGAGAGGGAAGTGTTGTGGCGACGATTTTCCGAAGAAATGCTACGGAAGCAAAAGTCAGCACTTGATCACAAGGAAGACAGGAAAACAGATGCTAAAAGTAGAAGCTCTGTTGACAGTGGAAGAGTTCCCTTTGGATCTAGGGGTACCCATGACCGAAGATGA